A stretch of the Teredinibacter haidensis genome encodes the following:
- a CDS encoding lysozyme inhibitor LprI family protein, whose amino-acid sequence MIRIILLLTAFLSNASLAASFDCSKADRELDKTICLNKNLSKLDEDMSSYYFKLKETLNEKKSDKFLKNQRVWLKQRAVECGFNDATCLVELYKTRILELRKEHENLIPYTYSKKSMFQGVKGACSFDTEVIFDDTKIYAGGSYSGKKINFQIDQSGHQATQFEVIVNSPNNPVALILGAYEPSVWNIAWTQGTKISAVVATGYHRQAVAGLPQDTPILISSYDNRGPCGYVYVAEKNLRKINPLSRKVFNKDVTLVHYASKGSLVFGDQINHNDKLFTSKDTPPELFFDKTVPLAGQAGLEDFVRKGLIRKATVQDSERWAQMKAEMHKDELPPVASGSISSTFRPRSIHNGYVILKEITIPSGLYGGNSATFFLNKGVPFPKGKLGHSTLYNFNTKSCSGTGCRR is encoded by the coding sequence ATGATTAGAATTATATTACTTCTTACAGCATTTCTATCAAATGCATCCCTTGCTGCAAGTTTTGATTGCAGTAAGGCTGACCGAGAACTAGATAAAACAATTTGCTTGAATAAAAATTTAAGTAAACTTGATGAGGATATGTCTTCCTATTATTTTAAACTTAAAGAAACCCTTAATGAGAAAAAGTCCGATAAATTCCTTAAGAATCAAAGGGTATGGCTAAAGCAGAGAGCAGTAGAGTGTGGTTTCAATGATGCTACTTGTCTAGTGGAACTTTACAAAACGAGAATTCTAGAGCTTAGAAAGGAACACGAAAACCTTATTCCATATACATATTCAAAGAAAAGTATGTTTCAAGGTGTGAAAGGTGCGTGTAGCTTTGATACTGAAGTGATTTTTGATGATACAAAGATTTATGCTGGCGGATCTTATAGCGGTAAAAAAATCAACTTTCAAATCGATCAAAGTGGGCATCAAGCAACTCAATTTGAGGTGATTGTTAACTCTCCCAATAATCCAGTAGCATTAATTTTAGGGGCTTATGAACCCTCTGTTTGGAATATAGCCTGGACACAAGGAACAAAAATATCTGCTGTTGTTGCCACTGGCTATCATAGGCAAGCCGTTGCAGGTCTACCTCAAGATACACCAATATTAATAAGTTCCTATGATAATCGTGGCCCGTGTGGTTACGTCTATGTAGCAGAAAAAAATCTAAGGAAAATTAACCCTCTGTCTAGGAAGGTTTTTAATAAAGATGTGACATTAGTGCATTATGCCAGTAAAGGTAGCTTGGTTTTTGGTGACCAGATTAATCATAATGACAAATTGTTTACATCTAAAGATACTCCACCGGAATTATTCTTTGATAAAACCGTTCCATTAGCAGGTCAGGCCGGTTTAGAAGATTTTGTCAGGAAGGGATTAATTCGAAAAGCTACTGTACAAGACTCTGAGCGGTGGGCACAAATGAAAGCTGAGATGCATAAAGATGAATTGCCGCCAGTAGCTTCAGGCTCTATCTCATCAACATTTCGACCAAGAAGTATTCATAACGGGTATGTAATACTTAAGGAAATTACTATTCCTTCAGGCCTATACGGTGGTAATTCTGCCACTTTCTTTTTAAACAAAGGTGTTCCATTTCCGAAGGGAAAACTAGGCCATTCTACGTTGTATAATTTCAATACCAAGTCTTGTTCGGGCACTGGCTGTCGTAGATAG
- a CDS encoding YcxB family protein, with product MKHTSVIHRRDLAIGTFFTQISMTFNKVLYSFFAVFFAYGEWNSLFSSFGVVEVLFFVYLFFFYLILILFFVGSFGVAMALFGSMFKKGVLGSHDFEFNDDEFVESTEYNKSHHKYNAISNVFTRLGTIYITMPGAQWHILPKRDFENTQRRDELLSFLREARNA from the coding sequence ATGAAGCACACATCTGTAATTCATAGAAGGGACTTGGCAATAGGCACGTTTTTTACACAAATAAGTATGACCTTCAATAAGGTTTTGTATTCATTTTTTGCTGTTTTCTTTGCTTATGGTGAGTGGAACTCGCTGTTTAGTTCTTTCGGTGTAGTAGAGGTACTTTTTTTCGTATACTTATTTTTCTTCTATTTAATACTCATCTTGTTTTTTGTTGGTAGCTTCGGCGTTGCTATGGCTTTATTTGGATCTATGTTTAAAAAGGGTGTTCTCGGTTCACATGATTTTGAGTTCAATGACGATGAGTTTGTCGAGTCTACTGAATATAATAAATCACATCACAAATACAACGCCATATCGAATGTCTTTACTAGGCTAGGCACAATCTACATTACGATGCCTGGTGCTCAATGGCACATTTTACCAAAACGTGATTTCGAAAATACCCAAAGAAGAGATGAATTACTTAGTTTTTTACGTGAGGCTAGAAATGCTTAA
- a CDS encoding GH12 family glycosyl hydrolase domain-containing protein, producing MGVIKITKIICLLTLLFMLFSCENETWIKPESNSLGCSDYLSIKSPDGTLYNNVWNKKAAKSYKWTQCLEKNPIIGGEIYGWSWDWPSSNNVIYAYPQIKLGSSPWDPKPLVDDQFPLKISELNELTISHDVLIDTNGQHNLATSMWLIDSPNEVKKLSKSSIMAELMIWTYSTPEHFNPAGKLYDTFKAGNKNWEVWVEKNWGDLSGENDNKWTYVTFRATNSDLKSSFNALELIQYAIEKDILKQEWYISDIELGTEIMSGAGIAWINSFNVDFK from the coding sequence ATGGGTGTTATAAAAATAACTAAAATAATTTGTCTCTTAACGTTACTGTTTATGCTATTTTCTTGTGAAAATGAGACATGGATTAAACCTGAATCCAATTCTTTGGGCTGCTCTGACTATTTATCTATCAAAAGTCCAGATGGAACTTTGTATAACAATGTCTGGAATAAGAAAGCAGCAAAAAGCTATAAATGGACTCAATGCCTTGAGAAAAATCCGATCATCGGTGGTGAAATATATGGGTGGTCATGGGATTGGCCCTCCTCAAACAATGTTATTTATGCTTACCCACAAATTAAACTTGGAAGTTCCCCTTGGGATCCAAAACCACTTGTTGATGACCAGTTTCCGTTGAAAATATCGGAATTAAATGAACTAACTATTTCTCATGATGTTTTAATCGATACAAACGGTCAACATAATTTGGCAACTTCAATGTGGCTAATTGACTCTCCTAATGAGGTAAAGAAGTTAAGTAAATCCTCAATAATGGCTGAATTAATGATTTGGACATACTCTACACCAGAGCACTTTAATCCTGCTGGTAAGTTGTACGATACTTTTAAAGCAGGAAATAAAAACTGGGAAGTATGGGTAGAGAAGAATTGGGGAGACTTATCAGGAGAAAATGATAACAAATGGACATATGTTACCTTTAGAGCAACGAATTCAGATCTAAAGAGTAGCTTTAATGCTCTTGAACTTATTCAATATGCTATTGAAAAGGATATTCTGAAACAAGAATGGTATATTTCTGATATCGAATTAGGAACTGAAATTATGAGTGGTGCGGGCATTGCTTGGATTAACTCCTTTAATGTCGATTTCAAGTAA
- a CDS encoding helix-turn-helix domain-containing protein, translating into MLKKSLDIGEVVKRAGLPASTLRYYEEKGLIKSVGRHGLRRMFDVSVLHRLSLISLGRLAGMSLEEINTMFSRDGIAKINRQQLSNKADELEQKIMHLSTMRDGLRHAASCPEPNHFECPKFNQMLRLANRQIRVLNKKS; encoded by the coding sequence ATGTTAAAAAAATCCTTAGATATTGGCGAAGTAGTAAAACGCGCGGGATTGCCTGCATCAACTTTGCGTTATTATGAAGAAAAAGGCTTAATTAAATCAGTTGGCCGACATGGGTTGCGGCGTATGTTTGATGTCAGTGTACTGCATCGATTATCCTTGATTTCATTGGGGCGACTTGCAGGTATGTCGTTAGAAGAAATCAATACGATGTTTTCTCGCGATGGTATTGCAAAAATAAATAGACAACAATTATCAAATAAAGCGGATGAGTTAGAGCAAAAGATTATGCATTTAAGTACAATGCGTGATGGTCTGCGACATGCGGCAAGTTGTCCTGAGCCAAATCATTTTGAATGCCCAAAGTTTAATCAAATGCTTCGTCTTGCTAATCGTCAAATAAGAGTGTTAAATAAAAAGAGTTGA
- a CDS encoding DUF2938 domain-containing protein → MNDELLFRLFTSSVIIGTGATLVMDLWGILLQRILGIVPLNYALVGRWLANIPRGAFCHENISMVKPVALESVIGWVSHYLIGITFAAALIIFTGNKWLIEPSIVPAITFGALTVAFPFFIIQPCFGFGIAAAKTPKPNVARFRSLLTHLVFGLGLYFTAIINLLFLE, encoded by the coding sequence ATGAATGATGAATTATTATTTAGACTGTTTACCAGTTCTGTCATTATTGGCACTGGTGCAACCTTGGTAATGGATCTTTGGGGCATTCTATTACAGCGTATTTTGGGTATTGTTCCACTTAATTATGCTTTGGTCGGTCGCTGGTTAGCAAATATACCTAGAGGTGCATTTTGTCATGAAAATATCAGTATGGTGAAGCCAGTTGCGTTAGAGTCAGTAATCGGTTGGGTATCACACTATTTGATCGGCATTACATTTGCGGCAGCACTAATAATATTTACCGGAAATAAATGGTTGATTGAGCCATCTATAGTGCCTGCGATAACATTTGGCGCATTAACCGTAGCTTTTCCCTTTTTTATAATACAGCCTTGCTTTGGTTTCGGTATTGCCGCAGCCAAGACCCCTAAGCCAAATGTGGCTCGCTTTCGCAGTTTATTAACTCATCTAGTCTTTGGCTTAGGCCTCTATTTCACTGCCATAATCAATCTATTGTTTTTGGAGTAA
- a CDS encoding DUF6500 family protein: protein MRESLKLKIIKVCDDKIEKKGTNVGLSFYAFFANKNDDPELLMEAAEWWIMTHKLDHFEKALKIKKMVESL, encoded by the coding sequence ATGAGAGAAAGCCTTAAATTAAAGATTATTAAAGTTTGCGACGACAAAATTGAAAAAAAAGGTACGAATGTTGGCTTGTCGTTCTACGCTTTTTTCGCGAATAAAAATGATGATCCTGAACTGCTAATGGAAGCCGCTGAATGGTGGATTATGACGCATAAATTAGATCATTTTGAGAAGGCATTAAAAATCAAAAAAATGGTTGAATCGCTCTAA
- a CDS encoding DUF4844 domain-containing protein: MKYLIITLLLFLASCSSEKEMNIENTPKIIEELSSLKLEVKFKEKLPFYPGAPNEAIREAAQAVIDSLIDDLVHTPSSELNISRVLKLFEASGVLLQYMDSEELERGLEYMEEIMDIYSIESSNGLLNDLRYGFDPEN, from the coding sequence ATGAAATACTTAATAATTACTTTGTTGCTATTTTTGGCTTCCTGCTCAAGCGAAAAAGAAATGAATATAGAAAATACCCCGAAGATCATTGAAGAGCTTTCAAGTTTAAAGCTAGAAGTAAAGTTTAAAGAGAAGTTACCTTTTTATCCTGGCGCACCGAATGAAGCCATTAGAGAAGCGGCTCAGGCTGTAATTGATAGCCTAATAGATGATTTAGTTCATACTCCGAGTTCAGAGCTGAATATTTCTCGAGTATTAAAACTATTTGAAGCTTCAGGAGTTCTTCTCCAGTATATGGACTCAGAAGAGTTAGAGCGTGGATTGGAGTACATGGAGGAGATTATGGATATCTACTCTATTGAAAGTTCTAATGGGCTTTTGAATGATCTAAGATATGGTTTTGATCCTGAAAACTAG
- a CDS encoding GNAT family N-acetyltransferase: MQEKRLTIYKVETSSDIQLVEKLAQEIWREYFIPIIGAAQVDYMLDKFQSVDAISAQIASGGDYYLAQLEGEAVGYTGLVPDRDRKKLMVSKIYIRQSVRGKGIGRSFFDFAVSSCKAGQLDSVWLTVNRYNTRSVAWYQKLGFIVVDEKKKNIGGGFFMDDYIMEKRL, encoded by the coding sequence TTGCAAGAAAAGAGATTAACAATCTATAAGGTCGAAACGTCTTCTGATATCCAGCTTGTCGAAAAATTGGCCCAGGAAATCTGGAGGGAATACTTTATTCCCATTATCGGGGCCGCGCAGGTGGACTATATGCTCGACAAATTCCAAAGTGTCGACGCTATTTCTGCACAAATAGCGTCCGGAGGAGACTACTATCTCGCACAACTGGAGGGTGAAGCCGTTGGCTACACGGGGTTAGTTCCAGACCGCGACAGGAAGAAACTGATGGTGAGCAAGATCTACATAAGACAGTCCGTTCGTGGTAAAGGTATAGGGCGTTCGTTTTTTGATTTTGCGGTAAGCAGTTGTAAAGCAGGACAATTAGACAGCGTTTGGCTAACCGTAAACCGATACAATACCCGCTCGGTTGCGTGGTACCAGAAATTGGGCTTTATTGTGGTAGACGAAAAGAAAAAAAATATCGGAGGGGGATTCTTTATGGATGATTACATTATGGAAAAAAGGCTATAG
- a CDS encoding catalase, producing MKDEKTKLTTANGCPVADNQNVATAGPRGPMLLQDVWFLEKLAHFDREVIPERRMHAKGSGAFGTFTVTHDISKYTKAKLFSEIGKKTDVFVRFSTVAGERGAADAERDIRGFAIKFYSEEGNWDLVGNNTPVFFLRDPLKFPDLNHAVKRDPRTNMRSAQSNWDFWTLLPEALHQITVVMSERGIPRTYRHMHGFGSHTFSFINSDNERYWVKFHFKSQQGIENLSNEEAAAVVAKDRESHQRDLYESIEQGDFPRWDFKVQIMPEKDAQNYRFHPFDLSKIWPHADYPLMDLGVLELNRNPENYHADVEQAAFNPASIVPGIGFSPDKMLQGRLFSYGDAQRYRLGVNHAQIPVNAPRCPVSSFHRDGMMRVDGNHGGTKAYEPNSMGLWQESPEVKEPPLGLEGAAYQWDYREDDDDYYTQPGNLFRLMTPAQQQVLFENTAAELGSVDEMVRKRHIRNCLKADPAYGTGVAVALGMDPNNVAE from the coding sequence ATGAAAGATGAAAAGACAAAGTTAACGACTGCCAACGGTTGCCCGGTTGCGGACAATCAAAATGTTGCGACTGCAGGGCCGCGTGGACCGATGCTTTTACAGGATGTTTGGTTCCTGGAGAAGCTTGCTCACTTCGATCGTGAGGTGATTCCAGAGCGACGTATGCATGCGAAGGGTTCGGGTGCGTTCGGAACCTTTACCGTGACCCATGACATTTCTAAGTACACAAAGGCAAAGCTGTTTTCCGAGATAGGTAAGAAAACAGATGTTTTTGTGCGCTTTTCGACCGTTGCCGGTGAGCGTGGAGCCGCGGATGCCGAGCGTGATATTCGAGGCTTTGCGATCAAGTTCTATAGTGAGGAAGGCAACTGGGATCTGGTGGGTAACAACACACCTGTTTTCTTCTTGCGCGACCCGCTTAAGTTTCCCGATCTGAATCATGCGGTGAAGCGTGATCCCCGCACGAATATGCGCAGCGCGCAGAGCAATTGGGATTTTTGGACATTGTTGCCAGAGGCCTTGCATCAAATCACGGTTGTTATGAGTGAACGAGGCATTCCCCGCACCTACCGTCATATGCACGGGTTTGGTAGCCACACGTTCAGTTTCATTAATTCAGATAACGAGCGTTATTGGGTAAAGTTTCACTTTAAGAGTCAGCAGGGAATTGAAAACCTTAGCAATGAAGAGGCCGCCGCCGTTGTTGCCAAAGATAGAGAGAGCCATCAGCGTGACCTATACGAATCCATTGAGCAGGGGGACTTTCCTCGCTGGGATTTCAAGGTGCAGATTATGCCTGAGAAGGATGCGCAGAATTACCGCTTCCACCCCTTCGATCTGAGTAAAATATGGCCTCACGCCGACTATCCTCTTATGGATCTGGGTGTGCTTGAGCTCAACCGTAATCCGGAAAACTACCATGCAGATGTCGAGCAGGCAGCTTTCAATCCGGCCAGTATCGTCCCGGGCATTGGCTTTTCTCCCGACAAAATGCTCCAGGGCCGCCTGTTTTCCTATGGCGATGCCCAGCGCTATCGCCTTGGTGTTAATCACGCACAGATTCCGGTAAATGCGCCACGCTGTCCCGTGTCCAGCTTCCATCGGGATGGAATGATGCGTGTTGATGGCAACCATGGCGGCACTAAGGCGTATGAACCCAACAGTATGGGCTTGTGGCAGGAGAGCCCAGAGGTAAAAGAGCCACCATTAGGGCTGGAGGGGGCCGCGTATCAGTGGGATTACCGTGAAGATGATGACGATTACTACACCCAACCCGGGAATCTGTTCCGTCTTATGACCCCTGCTCAGCAGCAAGTTCTGTTTGAAAATACAGCGGCTGAGTTAGGTAGCGTGGATGAAATGGTAAGGAAGCGTCATATACGTAACTGTTTAAAGGCCGACCCTGCTTATGGCACGGGGGTTGCTGTGGCTCTGGGTATGGATCCCAATAATGTAGCCGAATAG
- a CDS encoding DUF3010 family protein → MRVCGVEIKGKEAVICLLSSNNGLFEIADCRVRSLVLQDPDTSEGLRAFQVTMAKLAEDYRIDKIVIKERMKKGKFAGGAEGFKMEAAIQLIENVEVSLISTSRSKELLKAKPLPIAFSDTELKAFQEIAFITAYVALVEINGNGRVQ, encoded by the coding sequence ATGAGAGTTTGTGGAGTAGAGATTAAGGGTAAGGAGGCTGTTATCTGCCTTCTTAGCAGTAACAATGGGCTGTTCGAGATTGCCGATTGCCGCGTGCGCAGCTTGGTTTTACAGGACCCTGATACCAGCGAGGGCTTGCGCGCTTTTCAGGTTACGATGGCGAAACTGGCTGAAGACTACCGAATCGACAAAATCGTTATCAAAGAACGGATGAAGAAAGGTAAGTTTGCAGGTGGCGCAGAAGGCTTCAAAATGGAAGCGGCCATTCAACTGATAGAGAATGTCGAGGTGAGCCTTATTTCTACTTCACGCTCTAAGGAACTCCTGAAAGCCAAGCCCTTACCCATTGCTTTTTCGGACACAGAGCTAAAGGCCTTTCAGGAAATCGCTTTTATTACGGCCTACGTTGCACTCGTAGAGATTAACGGAAATGGTCGCGTGCAATGA
- a CDS encoding DEAD/DEAH box helicase — translation MSEFSELELHPSLYKAIDKLGFTRATDVQAKTIPAVLSGNDIMVSARTGSGKSAAFILPMLHRFLNDPQPHSSTRALILVPTRELALQTVKTFEQFAAFTQIKIGVIMGGESYRHQVSTLRRNPEVLVATPGRLIEHIKNNNIDFSDLEILVLDESDRMLDMGFKESMVTIAETCNPNRQNLLFSATLKHKGIGGITELLQNPERIQVDSAKDGHSNITQQRVLADDDQHKEKLLVRLIEEEEASRVIVFCATRLQCQKVSNILRAKKLTSEYMHGEVAQNDRKQVLNRFRDGKIRVLVATDVAARGLDINDVDLVINFTIAFSGDEHVHRIGRTGRADKKGLAITLVSAREWNSMSSIERYLNIRLSPRKVKGLEANYSGPKKLKSSGKAAGTKKKKSKLAGGKTTKKAAPKKTKATKKGRARSETKSRPATPLGDGTAPFKRRNTSD, via the coding sequence ATGAGCGAATTTAGTGAACTAGAGCTACACCCCTCGCTGTACAAGGCGATCGATAAGCTGGGTTTTACGCGCGCTACCGATGTGCAGGCAAAGACGATTCCCGCTGTTTTATCCGGCAACGATATTATGGTGTCAGCGCGAACGGGCAGTGGTAAAAGCGCCGCGTTCATTCTTCCAATGCTGCACCGCTTTTTAAACGACCCCCAACCACACTCGTCTACTCGCGCGTTGATATTGGTTCCCACTCGTGAGCTGGCCTTACAAACGGTAAAGACCTTTGAGCAGTTTGCGGCATTTACGCAGATTAAGATCGGCGTCATTATGGGCGGCGAATCCTATAGACACCAAGTGTCTACACTACGCAGAAATCCAGAAGTGCTCGTGGCAACTCCCGGACGCCTGATAGAACATATCAAAAACAACAATATTGATTTTTCCGATTTGGAAATATTAGTGCTGGATGAGTCTGACCGCATGCTCGATATGGGTTTTAAAGAATCGATGGTCACCATTGCTGAAACCTGTAACCCAAACCGTCAAAACCTGCTATTTTCAGCCACGCTGAAACATAAAGGCATAGGCGGCATTACGGAGCTTTTACAAAACCCCGAGCGTATCCAGGTGGATAGCGCAAAGGATGGTCACAGCAATATTACGCAACAACGCGTACTTGCCGACGATGACCAGCACAAAGAAAAATTATTGGTGCGCTTAATTGAAGAGGAAGAAGCGTCGCGCGTTATTGTGTTTTGCGCTACTCGCCTGCAATGCCAGAAAGTGAGCAATATCCTGCGGGCGAAGAAGTTAACGTCTGAATATATGCACGGAGAGGTCGCACAAAATGATAGAAAGCAGGTACTAAATCGATTTAGAGATGGAAAAATTCGGGTGCTGGTGGCCACCGATGTCGCTGCACGCGGTTTGGATATTAACGACGTTGATCTGGTGATTAATTTTACCATTGCCTTCTCGGGCGATGAACACGTGCATAGGATTGGCCGAACAGGCCGAGCCGATAAAAAGGGGCTAGCAATTACCCTAGTCAGCGCCAGAGAGTGGAACTCTATGTCTAGCATAGAGCGCTATTTAAACATACGCCTGAGCCCTCGCAAGGTTAAAGGCCTGGAGGCGAACTATAGCGGCCCTAAAAAACTGAAAAGCTCTGGAAAGGCCGCAGGAACTAAAAAGAAAAAGAGCAAATTGGCAGGCGGGAAAACAACGAAGAAAGCTGCCCCCAAAAAGACAAAAGCAACAAAAAAAGGCAGGGCCAGAAGCGAAACAAAAAGCAGGCCTGCAACCCCGCTAGGAGATGGCACTGCCCCCTTCAAGCGACGAAACACTTCGGATTAA
- a CDS encoding GFA family protein has protein sequence MSAIKYPIQGSCQCGGVTYQLLEPPLMVAACHCRECQKLSTSAFSITAIVKASAVEFSGDMSDWSRSSESGSINAAKFCPTCGNRMYHFDPQAPEKLKLKPSNLSDTRVIDPSMHIWVSEKQDWYKIPEGVTVFDKQP, from the coding sequence ATGAGCGCAATAAAATATCCGATCCAGGGTTCTTGTCAGTGCGGTGGCGTGACATATCAACTATTGGAGCCGCCATTAATGGTTGCCGCCTGTCATTGTCGTGAATGTCAAAAATTATCGACCAGCGCATTTAGCATTACGGCGATAGTGAAGGCGAGCGCTGTTGAATTTTCAGGCGATATGAGTGATTGGAGTCGCAGCTCCGAAAGCGGGAGTATCAATGCCGCCAAATTTTGTCCTACCTGTGGCAACAGGATGTACCACTTTGATCCACAAGCCCCTGAAAAGCTTAAACTAAAACCCAGCAATCTATCGGACACACGGGTAATCGACCCTAGCATGCATATCTGGGTTAGTGAAAAACAGGATTGGTATAAAATTCCCGAGGGAGTAACAGTATTTGATAAGCAGCCTTAG